The genomic region aCTGTATAGTCCATCACTGTAAACACCTTATTATGTACTCATGCTcattgttttacacacacacagtatatggtGTGATCTCTGTGTGACACTCAAATTATTTGTCATTGTATCCCAGGACACACAAAAGGATAGTGTCACTACAACATGTTGCTATGGTGACGGTAAACATATCTGTCTGTATAACTTACAGAGACCATAAGGTAAAAAGTCACCGAGACAGACAAGCTTGCCGGCATAGATGGCAGCCCCAAAACAACCTGGATCTGGTAAAGAATTCAACTTTGTGGATCAGGATAAAATCTGGTAAACTCTTCTCTTTAAAAAGTCTATGGGTTCACAACAAAACAAATGCAATGAAATTTTGAATTGTAATTCCTTGTATTTTGCTAACAAATTAGCCTTTCTTTTTTGATATAGCACAAGGTTTGTCACTTTTGTTAAAGAGTATTAGCCGTGAGTTTTTGTTTGTTGTGGTAATGGTGGATTGGTAACAGTCGttcatggtggtggtagtagaaggctagtagtagtagtggttgtagaaCAAGAAGTAAGCCAGCAGTATTAGTAGCCTAGTATTGGAATAACAGGAGTAGTAACCTTGTCTGAAGAGATATAGCTAGGTATATTACCCCTAAAATAACCTATATTTTTAATACAGATTGAGGTCAGTAGGGTTCTCTGAGCTATGTTAATTGATTTATGAGCCGTTTGGTGTTTTTATGCAGGCCCAATACTCTTTCAAAAAGCTTTCTATGTGTCTTCATTTTCAGGAAAGTTCACGTCAAAATAGAGCTTGAGTCAGCCAAAGCCTGGCCCAATAAATGGGGATTCTTGACCACGTCCTACAAGGTGAGCCAGTGAAACATGATGCGGTATAAACACAGAACAAGAGTTCTACTTCCAATAACTCCCAGGTGGCAGTGTGGTCTAaggcatcacagtgctagctgtgccatggggcggcgcacaattggcccagtgtcttcctggttagggagggtttggccggcagggatatccttgtctcatcgcgcacttgCGACTCCTGTGTCGGGCCGGACGCAGTgtacgctgaccaggtcgccaggtgtatggtgtttcctccgacacattggtgaggctggcttccggattggatgtgcattgtgtaaagaagcagtgcggctaggttgggttgtgtttcggaggacgtgtggctctcgaccttcgcctctcccgagtctgtacgggagttgcagcgatgagacatgactgtaactactaccaattggataccacgaaattgggtaggaaaaaaaggggggaaaaaatTAAAAATACATCTTTCCTGTGAATACAACTCCACAACCTTATCAGCTTCCTTTGATTAGCCAGTCAGGGACATACTGAACTGGGCTCCATTTGAATCAAAACAATTCAATTATAGTTATAAGGTCACTCAATCgcatacaatgcattcggaaagtattcagatgccttcactttttacacattttgttacgttacagctttaatctaaaattgatgaaataaaacatgttcctcatctatctacacacaataccccataatgagaaggcaaaaacaggttttagaaatgtttgcaaatttattacaaataaaacagaaatacattatttacatacagtggggcaaaaaagtatttagtcagccaccaattgtgcaagttctcccacttaaaaagatgagagaggcctgtaattttcattataggtacacttccactatgacagacaaaatgagaaaagaatccagaaaatcacattgtatgattttttatgaatttatttgcaaattttggtggaaaataagtatttggtcaataacaaaagtttatctcaatactttgttatataccctttggcaatgacagaggtcaaacattttctataagtcttcacaaggttttcacacactattgctggtattttggcccattcctccatgcagatctcctctagagcagtgatgttttggggctgttgctgggcaacacgaactttcaactccctccaaagattttctatggggttgagatatggagactggctaggccactccaggaccttgaaatgcttcttacgaagccactccttcgttgcccggcggTGTGTtggggatcattgtcatgctgaaagacccagacacgtttcatcttcaatgcccttgctgatggaaggaggttttcactcaaaatctcacgatatatggccccattcattctttcctttacacggatcagtcgtcctggtccctttgcagaaaaacagccccaaaaaatgatgtttccacccccatgcttcacagtaggtatggtgttctttggatgcaactcagcattctttgtcctccatacACGACGAGTtgtgtttttaccaaaaagttctattttggtttcatctgaccatatgacattctcccaatcttcttctggatcatctaaATGTTtgctctagcaaacttcagacgggcctggacatgtactagcTTAatcagggggacacgtctggcactgcaggatttgagtccctggcggcgtagtgtgttactgatggtaggctttgttactttggtcccagctctctgcaggtcattcactaggtccccccgtgtggttctgggatttttgctcaccgttcttgtcatcattttgaccccacggggtgagatcttgcgtggagccccagatcaagggagattatcagtggtcttgtatgtcttccatttcctaataattgctcccacagttgatttcttcaaaccaagctgcttacctattgcagattcagtcttcacagcctggtgcaggtctataattttgtttctggtgtcctttgacagctctttggtcatggccatagtggagtttggagtgtgactgtttgaggttgtagacaggtgtcttttatactgataacaagttcaaacaagtgccattaatacaggcaacgggtggaggacagagaagcctcttaaagaagaagttacaggtctgtgagagccagaaatcttgcttgtttttaagtgaacaaatacttattgtccaccataatttgcaaataaatccattaaaaatcctacaatgtgattttctggattttttttctccttttgtctgtcatagttgaagtgtacctatgatgaaaattacaggcctctctcatctttttaagtgggagaacttgcacaatgtgtggctgactaaatgcttttttgccccactgtaagtattcagaccctttgctatgagactcgaaattgagctcaggtgcatcctgttccccttgatcatccttgagatgtttctacaacttgattggagtccacctgtggtaaattcaattgattggacatgatttggaaaggcacacacatgtctatataaggtcccacagttgacagtgcatgtcagagcaaaaaccaagccatgaggtcgaaggaattgtccgtagagctccgagacaggagtgtcgaggcacagatctggggaaatttatcaaaaatgtctgcagcactgaaggtctccaagaacacagtggccaccataatttttaaatggaagaagtttggaatgaCCAAGGCttttcttagagctggccgcccagccaaactgagcaatcgagggagaagggccttggtcagagaggtgtcCAAGAACCCAAttttcactctgacagagctccaaaattcctctgtggagatgggaaaaccttccagaaggacaaccatctctgcagcactccaccaaatcagacctttatggtagtggcctgacagaatccactcctcagtaaaacgaacatgacagcccgcttggagtttgccaaaaggtacctaaaggactctcagaccacgagaagcaagattctctggtctgatgaaaccaaaattgaactctttggcctgaatgccaaggcaggaggaaacctggcaccaaccctacggtgaagcatggtggtggcagcatcatgtggtggggatttttttcagcagtcaggactgggagattagtcaggatcgaaagatgaacagagcaaagtacagagagatccttgataaaaacctgctcaaGAGCGCTTGTTACCTCAGaatagggcgaaggttcaccttacaacagtacaagtctctgaatgtccttgagtggcccatgcagagcctggacttgaatccgattgaacatctcaggagagacctgaaaatagctgcggagcgacgctcctcatccaacctgacagcttgagaggatctgcagagaagaatggaagaaactccccgaatacaggtgtgccacgtttgtagcgtcatacccaagctgactcgaggctgtaatcgctgccaaaggtgcttcaacaaagtactgagtaaaaggtttgaatacttatgttaatgtatTATTTGGTTTTTTATtgttaatatatttgcaaaaaggTCTAAAAATCTGtgtttgcttcgtcattatggagtattgtgtgtagattgaggggaaaaaacgatgtAATAcatttaggataaggctgtaatgtaacaaaaagtggaaagtaaaggggtctgaatactttctgaatgcactgtatctgagTTTCTTCAGATGTTCAGATATTCCATGTACTGTTTACAGACGCAGGAGCAGAGCCACAAGCTGAAGGAAGTTGTAAGATTAGAGCTGCCCCAGCATCTTAAAACACGTCCTCCTTCCCCACCTGAGAAATACATCCAGGTGAGTCCATACAAACTCTTTTTGGCCCTGGTCAAGtttgtccctggtcaaaagtattgcactatatagtaTTGCACCAGTTGTATAACAAACGTGGACAGTAAAGCTAACATTTTAAATGTGCTCTATATGCCagtattttggatttgagatcaaatgtttcatatgaagcGACAAACATAATGTCATCCTTATATTTGAGGTTATTTTCATGTATGTTTCACTGTTTAGAAATGAAAGTACTTCATGTATCTAGTCGAAAaagtcataagtatttggacaaattcacttatagtgtatCAAAGTAATCAAAAGATTAGTATTTGTTCCAATATTCCTTAcgtcaagcttgtgactacaaactCGTCTGAGGAAGGTTCCATCATAAAGTGGCTAAAAGAAggtggtgtcacgacttccaccaaagtcggtccctctccttgttcgggcggtgttcggcggtcgacgtcaccaaccttctagccatcactgatccatttttcattggttttgtcttgtcttccttcacacctggttccaatcccatcaattacatgttgtgtatttaaccctctgtttcccctcatgtccttgtcggagataTTTATTTAttccccctttatttaaccaggtaggctcgttgagaacaagttctcatttacaactgcgacctggccaagataaagctaagcaattcgacacatacaacaacagagttacacatggaataaacaaaacatagtcaataatttagtagaacaaaagaaaacaaaaagtctttatacagtgagtgcaaatgaggtaagttaaggaaataaatgggccatggtggcaaagtaattacaatatagcaattaaacactggaatggtagatcggcagaagatgaatgtgcaggtagagatactgggctgcaaaggagcaaaataaataaataaataccagtatggggatgaggtaggtagatagatgggctgtttacagataggctaagtacaggtgcagtgatctgtgaactgctctgacacctggtgcttaaagctagtgagggagatgtgagtctccagcttcagagatttttgcaattcgttccagtcatgggcagcagagaactggaaagaaagacgaccaaaggaggaattggctttgggggtgaccagtgagatatacctgctggagcacatgctacgggtgggtgctgctatggtgaccagtgagctgagataaggtggggctttacctagcagagacttgtagataacctgtagccagtgggtttggcgacgaatatgaagcgagggccaaccaacgagagcatacaggtcgcaatggtgggtagtgtatggggctttggtgacaaaacagatggcactgtgatagactgcatccagtttgttgagtagagtggtggaggctattttatagatgacatcaccgaagttgaggatcggtaggatggtcagttttacgagggtatgtttggcagcatgagtgaaggatgctttgttgcgatataggaagccgattctatatttaattttggattggagatgcttaatgtgagtctggaaggagagtttacagtctaaccagacacccaggtatttgtagttgtccacgtattctaagtcagagccgtccagagtagtgatgctggacgggcgagcaggtgcgggcagcgatcgattgaaaagcatgcatttagttttacttgcgtttaagagcagttggaggccacggaaggagagttgtatggcattgaagctcgtctggaggttagttaacacagtgtccaaggaggggccagaagtatacagaatggtgtcatctgcgtagaggtggatcagagaattaccagcagcaaaagcaacatcattgatgtgtacagaaaagagagtcggcccgagaattgaaccctgtggcacacccatagagactgtcagaggtccagacaacaggccttccgatttgacactcAGAGAAGTAGTtagtaaaccaggcgaggcaatcatttgagaaaccaaggctgtcgagtctgccaataagaatgttgtgattgacagagtcgaaagccttggccaggtcgatgaatacggctgcacagtaatgtctcttatcgatggcggttatgatgtcgtttagaaccttgagcgtggctgaggtgcacccatgaccagttctgaaaccagattgcatagcggagaaggtatggtgggattcgaaatggtcagtaatctgtttgttaacttggctttcaaagaccttagaaagacagggtaggatagatataggtctgtagcagtttgggtctagagtgtcaccccctttgaagagggggattgtcacgccctggtcgaaatatattgtgtttatcttcatttatttggtcaggccagggtgtggcatgggtttttgtatgtggtgtgttggtattgggattgtagcttagtggggtattCTAGTTAATTCTATGGCTGTCTgaaatggttctcaatcagaggcaggtgttttatcgttgtctctgattaggaaccatatttaggcagccatattctttgagtgtttcgtgggtgattgtccttagtgtcctgatgtccttgttctgtgttagtttacacaagtataggctgtttcggttttcgttgcgttcattacgtttattgttttgtagtgtttgtgtttagtgtgtttgtcattaaacataaatcgtaatctacacgccgcattttggtccgactctccttcaccacaagagaaccgttacagaatcacccaccacaacaggaccaagcggcgtgacaacaggcaacagcaacagcggcgcaatgaggattggacatgggataatatattggatggcaagggttgctacacatgggaggagatcctggtgggaagggatcgccttccatgggaacaggtggaggcagcgaggagagcagaggcagccggagagaagCGCCGGCGttatgagggaacacggttggcaaggaagcccgggagtcagccccaaaaatgtattggggggggtctcacagggagtatggcgacgctaggtaggagacctacgccaacttcctgtggttaccggggggctagagagaccgggcagacaccgtgatatgctgtggtgcgcacggtgtctccagtgcgggtgcatagcccggtgcggtatattccagctccgcgtatcggcccgggctagattgagcgtcgagccaaatgccatgaagccggctctacgcatctggtccccagtgcgtctccttgggccggcttacatggcaccagccttgcgcacggtgtccccggttcgcctacatagcccagtgcgggctattccacctcgccgcactggtaGAGCGACCGGGagtattcaaccaggtaaggttgggcaggctcggtgctcaagagctccagtgcgcctgcacggtccggtctaccctgtaccacctccacacaccagccctccggtggcagctccccgcaccaggcttcctgtgcgtgtcctcggcccagtaccaccagtgccagcaccacgcatcaggcctacagtgcgcctcgcctctcctgcgctgccggagcctcccgccttttcagcgctgccggagcctttctcctctcctgcgctgccggagtctcccgcctgttcagcgcagccagagctgccagcctgcatggagcagcctgagatgtcagtctgcatggagcagccagagctgtcagtctgcatggagcagccagagttgtcagtctgcatggagttgccagagatgtcagtctgcatggagcagacagagctgccagtctgcatggagcagccagagctgtcagtctgcaaggagctgtcagtctgcatggagcaaccagagctgccagtctgcatggagcagccagagctgtcagtctgcatagagcagccagagatgtcagtctgcaaggagctgtcagtctgcaaggagctgccagtctgcaaggaactgccagagctgccagtctgcatggagccgccagagcttccagtctgcatggagccgccagagccgccagtctgcatggagcagccagagccgtcagtcagtatggagcagccagagccgccagtca from Oncorhynchus kisutch isolate 150728-3 linkage group LG5, Okis_V2, whole genome shotgun sequence harbors:
- the LOC109890128 gene encoding uncharacterized protein C20orf85 — protein: MAAPKQPGSGKEFNFVDQDKIWKVHVKIELESAKAWPNKWGFLTTSYKTQEQSHKLKEVVRLELPQHLKTRPPSPPEKYIQVGPSPPVPQTTQALIGWRSAVPELQLERYGKVKCGKKSFLKELGWAFDACI